AGAAAGCTTTGGGCGGCCTCTGCTGTGATGGCCGACCCCTCAGCAGGGTGAAGAGGAGACCTGATCATAGTCGGGGCATTTCAGCAGAGCAGGGTAGCTGGCGCTCATCTGGAGTGAAGCTTCACTCGAGATGTCAGAGGGACTTCGGCCACGCGACCAGGCCTCTGGGTGGAGGAATTGGCTCGAGTGGTCGGAGCAGTTGCTGAGACGAGGGCGGTAGAAACTGGGGTGACGAGGCTGATAGATCTCCTCTGCTGTGTAGCGCTTCATGAACAGGTAGACAGACATGACGCCTGCGCTCTGCAGTGTATAGAGGGACACGTGAGATTGAAATTAAGTCAACGGATCAAAATATATGCAGAGGATAATGAGCTCAGAAGTGCTTTCATGCAAAAGAACAACAATTTACAACAAGTCTCCACAGCACAACAGTTGTTTGTGATTGCTTCAGTTTTGTCAATTGAAAGCAATCAGCTAAAGTGTTATAAGTTTTTAATACCTTATACACCACATTTATCATGAGTGGTAACTGTTGatattaataacaattataCTGATATTACTGTaacagtgtgtgcgtgcgttaaTGTGGTGTTGCAGGTCCTATCAGCGACCACTGGAGGGAAGTGAACACTCATGATTCTTATTGTAATACACTCTCACTGACACTAAACTATAAACCTTTTGAGTAAAAACCTTTAAGTGGCTGTCCAAGTAGCGAGTCTGATAATGTCTCTCTGAATGACAAAGTAGTTCTGTAAGGTAAGATGGCAGTTTTCCAACCAAGTTTACCAAGGGCCTTATAGATAAAGAGATACCAGTGAGTATCACATCTTTCTTGGAGAGAAGACCATCCTACCCTGTcttacataaaatacaatgatgTGTACCACAAACATCATCGGCATTGTCAGACATGTGTAAATGAAGTTATATGTTTATTATTGGGGTGGTGTTGCAGTAGTTTGAACCGTTGCCTTAAAACAAGAAGGTTCAGGGCTCATACCTGCCGGCCGGCTAAAAAGTACATTGTAGGCATCATAAATGTAAAGTTTATGGCAAAACAGTTCTATTGATTGCATTAGACTGTACCTAATAAATTGGAAACTCTGTGTATATTAAGGCTCTTGATGGGGATTAAATGCCCATTCACACCTAAAACTCTGAGAAAACTTAAACCACTTTTAATTTAAGTGTCAGACGTTTCTGCTACAGTAAAGTCCAGGATATGGATAGATTTTTGGATGTACAGAAAAATGATGAGAAGCAGCTAACTAATACTAACATAACTAAAAATTATTACGTTTTAATAATAGTGTCTGAATGTGTATTCTACTGTTCAATTTCATGCTacatgttttgtgtcttttttgtgtTCAGTTGCTCACCTCAGTGAGCAGGAAAGAGATGGCAGAAAAGGCAAAGGACCAGCCGTACTTGTAGGTAAAGTAGGTTTCACTGCTCTTAGTCCTATTCAGCATTTCATCATTTATACTGGAGATGTACAGCACCAGGCCCACCACCAGAGCCAgacctgagagacagagaaattAAATTAAGGATTGGACAAAAACAAGAAGGAGACAGGACAGAAACATGACAAGAGATAAGAATGGAGAGAAGATCAGTGTTACCTGAGAGGATGAAGAAGATCCCGGAGACAAATGCCAGGATGGTGCGGTGAGGTCGGACGTGGCCAATATTGTTGAGGACGAAGCCGATGAACATGAAGAAGAGGCTGACCAGAGGGAACGGAGTGGCTGAGCGGATCATCTCTGAGTAGAGGAGGAAAGCTGCTGTTTAACCCCAAAACATCCAGCAAATGGGTTTGTACATTTCAGTGTAAAAACTGAAGCAGAAAGATGCTTTTAGACAGAGGAACGTTAGAGTATCTCATTGTATCTCAAAGTGAAATTAAGGAATGTTTTGTTGATTTATCCCAATAATCCCAATACTTATTGTCTGCTCTTTTGCCAGATTTTTAAAAATCTCAGAGATTATTACTCTGATTAACTAGGGTGGATTTATCCTTCAGTAAAGATTTGACACTGAGCCACAGGGAAGGACTTGCGAGGTGAGTTATCTATGAAAGGTAATAAGTATTCTGGAGAGGAGCAGCATGAGGGTTCAGATGACTCAGACCCATCTGTCTGGCTACATTCAGGTGATTTTGGAGCACAACCTCAATGGAAAACAACACGTTTTTGGCCATGAAAATGCCCACGGCTGTTTATTTGAACAACCTCAAGGGGGCACTTTGAGTTATTAAGCCTGAAGTTACTCACTGAGCACGTTTACTGTGGACTCTGACGTCAACTGGACATTCATGGGCATGATGTAGGCGATGGTGAAGCAGCGACCAGACTCGCCACCTGAATAGGGAAGAAACAAAAACCTTGAGACAACGTTTAGGTGAAGAAGAGGGGATGaggagatgtgaaagaaatggggAGAGTTGTTCAATGTCCCTTGTTAAATGCAGAACTCATAGACAAAACCAAAAGGCCAAAAACTGGCAGACAGGAACAAGAAGACTAAAAAAGCAGGCAGGTATACTATGGAGCTGATGAGGGAACTAGGAGCAGGTGTGCAGGTTGGTGTGGAGGTCAGGTAAAAGGTGGAAACACACTGAGGATTGCTGCAGGACTGAGAGTGACATCGGAGGGACATATTAGAGACTGGCAGAATCCAATGAGCCAAAACTATAGACTGTCATGTCAACAAAAGACACGTAAAGAAACaggttttatttatatttatatatttactgtacattaaAGTAACAGTTCAATATTTTTGGAAGAAcacttatttgttttcttgccgGGAGTTAGATTAGAACATTGATacgctctcatgtctgtacagtcaATATGCAGCTGGAGCCAGCagctgattagcttagcttagcataaggaCTGTAAAcaggggggaaacagctagcctggctctgtctgaaggtaacaaaatccacctctAAGGCTCTTTACTACACgttatatcttttttgtttaattcgtacaaaacaataaaaatgtattggCCGGGAGCAGTGATTTCCTGGAGTCTCaactggttgcctggcaacataaCCTCCtgtaaaaacaattttttccctcgaacaaataatttattttgtattacttgAGCATGTGAGCCAACACAGACAATGTGCATCATGTGGAAGATATAGGCAATACTGTTTCTAGTTGACCAATTTctaattgtttttttctataATTTAACACATCATGTGTGAGTTACATCCCATCTCGCAAAGACTACACAGTCATTATTGTCACTTCAGCATCATCACATACAGATACCAGCTGGAGTTATCTGCGGCACAATAAGATGACATCTGTCTCTGAAGACTTGTCGGAGCAagtttttgtgagtgtgtgtgtgtgtgtgtgtgtgtgtgtgtgtgtgtgtgtgagtgtataatTATGTTGCACGACTAATTTTACACTGAATGctttaagagagaaatacaaACACTTTCTGTCACTCTGCTTCAtgtactccacacacacacacacacacacacacacacacacacacactgatgaagTTCTTGTGAATGTCAAAAGCTGGCTGATGCAGTGACGATATGTCAGTGTGATAGGATCATCTCATTGCTGCTGCCACATTTTGCTGCACAATACAAATGAACATCCTTGTGTTGGGACCATCAGTTGTGTTAAACCTGATTTTAACCAAAAGGCCTCAGAGCATCTGTCTCTGAAAGACAAAAGACCATGCGGTCTTTCAGACAAAGAGATCTTGGCCTAGGTGGAAAAACCACAGCCTTGTCACCAAACTCCCACAGGTCACCCCAAGGGAAAAGATCACAAAATGGCCGAATGACCACGAAGGAGTGGCCAAAGTGGTCAAAACTCTAAAAACTACAAGCTTGTAGTTCACACCTTCCAGAGCACTCTGGATCCCCATTTGCCATTGCCATTGCCAttgtttaccattaatgtgatcgaTTGATAAGCGCTACTGGTGCGCGTTTGATTTATTAATCTATGATTGTGActgctgagtcaaatctatctgtgaatgtactctgatcacggtgcatttgttgatatgttgtgttaaaTATGTAGCTTGTTCAGACTGTAAATGCTATTTTGggcttctcccactgctgaggagtttaGTTACTGTTCCGCGAGGACGCCACCCCGCGGTCTTTGTAGACCGGCGGAGCCGTGTTATCCCCGCGGAGAATCAGCTGTTTAGCGCATCCAGAGTGGTTAAAATGAACCTCCCCTCGGTCAGACGAAATTCTCAGAGTCTGCCCTAATTTCACATTAGTCcagacctgagtgactgagagggcTGGTCATTTTCGATTACTAAGATCTAagtgtgtctctttctttcccctttCTTCTTTCACTAACCTCAcgcgcacacacccacacacacacacacacacacacacacacacacacacacacacacacacccacacacacacacacacacacacacacacacacacgcaaacacgtGCGTGAATAGCTAAACGGCTAGCCCATAGCAAAGTAGCTAGTTTGTTCTTTTGGTCTGTAAGACGTTAGCCTGAAAGCTAACCGGTAGCCACACAGCGCTGCACCCAGCACCACTACCGCCCTCTTGAGGCTAAatagttttgtgcagctcacaggagtagccatttttgtagtctttgggcTAGACTACATTTCGACACCCCCTCCTCCtcgcactctctcacacacactcactcatacagacacagacacagatgtgTCTCCTCACATCAcatgctggtttgtttttgcttagtttttgttgtttaagggtatattgttttttaattgatcaaaggattattgattggccattgataattttgaagttaataaattctactatattttaaatagcagttgtctgtgattatttgtgtacttaTTGTAATAACCAGCTGGTTTAACAGGTCGTTGCTTGAATTCACCCTTCCCTTTGTTCCTTTAGAATATACCAGAtcaattaatcttaattaattCAGATCggtattttaaagggaacaccacTGAAATGAGAAATTTCACAGTTTGATTATTGGTCCCTGAAATTCCAgagtggtgccccgttttgattgtttgttgatttgataaagttattaataaccatattcataactttattaatactgATAAAATATCTTTGAAAATTTGCCAATAATTGGATCTGTACACCTACGAATTCCCAACACTTGAATAAAGATCAGTCCCCTCTTAACACCATTACACGTATCTGTGCCACAATCCTGATTTAGTCAAATCACACGAGCACAGAGAACCACGCACCCCCAGACTCGTTACTCACCGACCAGGAAGCAGACTCTCCAGAGGCCAGAGTGCAGCGAGGTCTTGATGTCGATGCTCTGGTTCAGAGGCATAATGACGCCCTCCTCCAGGTACAACCAGTAGTCCGTGCTGACCGCCACTCCCAGCAGCCCCAGGCTACTGATTGCAAAGACACTGCTCAGCAATGTCAAGGCTTTCCTGCTGCAAGCGCTCATGGTGACAGCGGGGGAATGTTCCAGCAGGGGTCGGTTGAAATTAAGAAAAGTCAAAGAAGCAAtctggaggaagagaaaggGGAAAAGAAGGTTGGATCACTGGTagaaaatcaaataaataaatacaaaagacattatgaaataaatatgaataaatacagacaaaataaatagATGTAATATAATCATGAAATGGTAAAATAATCCAGTAATTTCCTCAATTCACCTCATTAATATGAATTGTTATTTCTATTTATTGCGGGTCATTTTTATTACATTCCAgctgttttaatttaaaaatatcccttttccaattttcttttttttatttcacttttttttttcataatgccAACTATGTTTATATCTCAATCAAGACAAACAGGGGTGTCAGATATATGATTGGTTGTTGCTTTGGTCTGAATGAGCAGAAATTCaatcatttttgtttgttgattGAAAGACCAAGATTGTGATACAAAGTGACATTGATGGTTAAAATACTGTGAAATAAAACAGACTGGAACAAGGACATTTTGAAATCTGTGGAGTAAAAGAAGAATAAGGTaagttttaaaggaatagttcaaaatatttgatttattttaataatcttcAAGTGAGTCAATAATAAACCTGTTTGAGCCTCAAGACTGAGAGACATTAAACTGGCCTACTACTGTGAATACAAATGCTCACATTATTTGAAATCCAAGACAGCCATGAATCAGGGTGATGATTCAAATTCCATTTAGCACACATATGAATGATCTATGGACGGTGACGACATATTGTCAGGGAAAGGCTAATTTGAATGGCTAGACTTAAAGACTTATTACATGTGtgtgcaccccccccccctttttctgTTGGGTTTTAAAACAACCAGTTAATAAAATAACAGTTTATTATAGCTAATAAAATGCTAAAAGAAACGCTGTCAGTTGCTTTGGGAGGTCACATAGGTTATTATTCACAGGAACACTCCAGAAATCTGCTCGTCCACCTGCAAGGTCACCTCTCTTACTTTGAAGAGGCCTAAAAGCtcatatttgtttcatattaacTTCCTTGCTTATTATCGGTCCTTGTCAGCAGTATTATTCTTTAAATGTTTACCTTTTTGACTAGATAGTGACAGTAGAGAGTCTCAAACCTCTAAGTCACCAGGACGCTCCTTAGCAGTTTTATTTCTGCTAAATCAGTTTGCTTTATTGTAGTCCACAGATGAGAAAATACCAGATGGGAGAATTGGACTTTgcaggtgaaaaaaaaacacagttagCCTACTACATGACTATACAGTAGTCATGACTGTTGAGCCTTGTCACATGCAAATCACCACATCAGATCCACTCCACATCTTGAGTTATTTTGCTGAATCAAAACATTTCGGCTTATCTCTTTGCCAATGCCAATATGATCAAGCTTCTCCATTCTGTAGAAAAATAATAGTCAACTTTTAATATGGAGTAAATACACAAAAGAACAGATATACTCACACTTGTAGAACTTTTTTTTACTATCACAACATCAGATGTCAGTAATATAACCTAACTGTCCTTTGTGTGAAACATCCTTTCCATCAACAGTAATTTAACCTTCCACAACTTTATGCAATTTGCTCGGCTATACAGTTATTTTCCCAGAGGGATGCTGAGTTTAGTTTTCATGATAACTCGTCAATGTCAACCCTATATTACCATGATAGCCCTATAGAGACTTACAGTGCATCCATGCATTCTGGCTGTTTCCAATAGCCTAAAGTAAGCCTGATATTCCAATAAAATACTATGGCTTAAAAAATATAAGATATCGATGTTAGTAGCCCATTATAGGACAGGGAAGTGCAACAACTGCGACTACAATCATAACCCCAATAAACTCACAAAAAACACTACACTTAATCTGTGAATATGTGAAACACATCGTTAGTCCAGTTAATTAGAAGcaggagtttaaaaaaaaaagtaattgaaaaAATGCGACGACACCATACAAACACGTGTTCCTACCTGTTTGTAATCTGTACAGTCTCAGCGCTGTTTCCTGCACTTTGAACAAATGTTGTGCTCACGTTGTGGATTAAGACCTGCAGAGAAAGACGGTATGTTTGGTCAGTAATCAAAAATTAATTCCTTCAGAAAACTGTAATGTGAAGCCACGAGAAGCTTTAAAGACCGAGATGATGCAGCAGTGCGTCAGTGCAACACACTGAGTCAGACAGACGCCTGGTGCTGCTCTATGGCtgaatgcagagagagagacagagagagagagagagagagagagagagagagagagagagtgagagagagagagtgagagagagagagagagagagagagagagagagagagagagagagagagagagagttgtttcAGGACCAAGGACAGCTCTACTCAGCCAGCCTGTTCTCATAAACCATACGTtcgaaaagctacgaaaagttaagcactgtatgATTTACAcgtttttttgctgtgtgtACCACATTGACTGGATGGGTGGTAATATAGGACTTACAAGCCAGGGAGcgagggaaaaaaaactttcaccgaggaaatgcgtgttccttgggaATGTTTTAAGAGGCTTGCTTTGTGTAGATTAGCCTTTTTCTAACATTTTGCACCTAACAAAAATCACGatattttcctaaacttaacaagtcgttttggtgcctaaacttaactttccTCGCtgcataacgctcactttttcttgcctaaatTTAACCGTATCTCCGCCAAAATGAccagcagctcgcggtgctctttATCCAGCACACAGCCACCTATTCTGGCGTAACTAGACCAccacgaccggcagctcgcggtacTCTGTACCCAgcgcacagtcacctattctggggTAACAAGACCATAAACTACACTGACCTCACGGAGCAGCACgaaccggcagctcgcggtgctctgtacccgactcacagtcacctattctcgggtaactgaaccaccaactaccgctgacctgacggagcacaATGCGGAGTATCGTAGTCGGCGGcacgaagctctgtagcggcttaaacaactagcaactgccgctctgtagcacgaagctctgtagcggcttaaacaactagcaactgccgctctgtagcacggagcgcTGTAGACGATGGCACGTGACCAGTCGGAGGTCGAACTAGTTTTCGTATAGGCTACGTTTTAGTGTGCATAACgtttcgtacaatatcatagGAACCCCTTCATGAGGATGTGTTGACTCAGCTCTGACAGACAGTTCAATTACAGTGTGCAGAAAAAATAGAATATAAGTGGTCAGTGTATTCTAATTTAGCattttttgagtgtgtgtgatcACTGACCTCCTAGGCCAAATTCGATTTTAAAAAGCACATGTTGAAAATCATCTTCCACATATAAGATATATTTCATACACAAAATTGTTGAAACTACACATGAGCATATGTCATGGGAatttttttcacacatgaaacatcaatcaaatcaaaaaacATGGCACCACCTCCTCCTTCCTTTCAAATACTAATTACACATGTAATATTAAAGTGTAGCCTGATTTAAAACCTCAATAGAACAATAATATAGCCAACAATACACACATTAGCAGTGAAGCTGGAAATCGAATACTCCCCCTTCCCAAAAGAAAACAGAGCAGATTCATATTTTTCATACTTTATTTATACACAGTATCCATCATACCACAATGAACAGAGGAACAAGAAAAATCAGGTTAACAAAAGTAGGGGCAGTGAAAGGTAACGCATACAAACATCCCTGTGGCTCTAACTGTAGTGGTACATACCCTGACTGGCCTGACATGTAATTATCTCTGTCATGGGTCCAaagttttgttatttttctcttCTTGTCCTCCGATAAGGATTCTCAATGTGAGACATGTAAACATTCAGTTTTCTCTTAACCTTAAAATCTAATTTTGGTCCAGATGTGGCAGTTGCAACATCAGTCTGCATGTTACACTAAGTAACTAATTCAGGGGTTAAGAGTAAATTTGGCAGTTTTATGAAACGTCACTGTTGTAGCATTGTGTGCCTAAGTAGTAGCCTCTCAACAACACACCTgactgaaaacaaaagactCAAGATTGGCGCCAGTGAACAACAAGCCAACAGAAGCATTTTACAtatatttgtgttgttttttagcCAATGTCAGGCTACATGGCAGCAAGTGGGAGGAGACGAGGAGCAGAAAAGTGCACAACGCTCGTTGGTTAATCTCGTTCTGTGCAACAAGTTGGGGAAACTCCATGCTCCATGATCTCTGTATCATGCAGGGGTCTTTCTCATGCTTAGATCAAGCCTGgcctcacacatgcacacaatatACACAAGAAAGAAGAGACATGTTGCAGCCACCTAGGGCTcgtttgaatttgaatttgttaCAGAAGGAGTCTGCCCTGAGATGACCAAGGCAAGAGGGCATTCAACCTTTTCACGCACAGTAGGTGCTGCATATTCGCCATGACACTGAGTAGTAGAAAACAATGGATAAATAGTGGAAATACATATAACAAGGTTTGCTGATCCTAAAGCTACCAAAGATTCAGccaaacattttatatatatatatatatatatatatatatatatatatatatatatatatatatatacacacactcttCTTCGGGGTAATCTAAACATAGACATGTTCAAACTGTCTATGGTAGTAAAAGCACATTCAGTTCATAGTATAAAATCTGCAAGTAacttctctttctgaaacatCTCTTTGAAACAtatttacaaaataataaaaatgggGGCACAATAGAGggtttttttgacataaaagTTGAGTTAAGCGaaacaaaatatgaacaaaagtttttttttcctttaacaaTTAGAAACTTTTTCTTCAGGATAAGACTCTTGAAAACATACAACAATTATATATTAACATAGTTTATATCATAAATACTAAACTTTACAATGATACCAGACGTGTACTGCATCCTAGAGTCTACTGTTCATACAGAGTCAGAAAAATAAGCATGCAACAGAGATCTGCTTTGTGCATATGGAAATAGCATCTTTATACTTTAAAACACTGTCTCTTTGATCCACAGTTTTCTGACCCTATAGTATACTGACCAACACTGCATTCAAATAGCGTACACAGCTTATAACCAAGCATAAGCATGATGTGCTTCTGTTTGTCTATGCTGAGTTAGATATAATGTATCTCCACGTCctacaaaacaacacaaagaaacgGCCCCTGTTTTAGTGGGGTTTTAGTGTGTTGGGAAAAACATTACAAGGATTTTAAGAACTGCAATATAAATGATGTCTTTCCACTTCTACTTTGGCACTCATGTAACAGTATACTACCTCttgttttttaatataaatataaaatacacgTGTAGCGGATCAGAAGTAGATAAAGCCGGGACAGAGCAGAAAAATATGTTCCGTTCTCGTCGTGCATTGCAGCTTGTTGCGTAGTAAGATGGGGAACATGAGAAAGGAAAACATCTTGCATCTTTAATACCTAATAAAGTAACCGGTCACACATTCATACGCAAGAAAAAAAGGCAGCAGGTTTGGTTAAACACAGATAGAGAATAAAGAACATATATGAGATGTTTGGGGAAATTATGCAAACATATCACTGCCATATAGTTATTCTTTAACACTTTGCTCCCCTCTTCTCAGTCGCTTTTgtacacagattttgataactAGACAGAACACTGTAGAGGATGATATGAGTCTTATGACGGCGGGATCgtttgttggagtttgtaagGATCCTGTAGTCAGCGACAGTCCGtgcttttgagtttttttttct
This window of the Sander lucioperca isolate FBNREF2018 chromosome 21, SLUC_FBN_1.2, whole genome shotgun sequence genome carries:
- the cacng5b gene encoding voltage-dependent calcium channel gamma-5 subunit, encoding MSACSRKALTLLSSVFAISSLGLLGVAVSTDYWLYLEEGVIMPLNQSIDIKTSLHSGLWRVCFLVGGESGRCFTIAYIMPMNVQLTSESTVNVLKMIRSATPFPLVSLFFMFIGFVLNNIGHVRPHRTILAFVSGIFFILSGLALVVGLVLYISSINDEMLNRTKSSETYFTYKYGWSFAFSAISFLLTESAGVMSVYLFMKRYTAEEIYQPRHPSFYRPRLSNCSDHSSQFLHPEAWSRGRSPSDISSEASLQMSASYPALLKCPDYDQVSSSPC